The nucleotide window GAAATAAGGATTATCTTTTTCAAACAAATCACCTTCAATTGGCAAGATAGCTTAAAGTTTAACGGATTGTCAATCCGAAAAATTATAAATATCATTGCAACTATGCCTTAAAGTTGCTATGTTTATTTGCGTAGAGGAAAAGAATTGGAGGAACAGCCCCATGAAGATTACCACCTTAATCGGTTTATTGGCAGCCACCTTGACAACATTATCCTTTGTTCCGCAGGTCGTTAAAACATGGAAAATGAAAGAAACAAGGGACATATCTTTATCAATGTTTTTAATCCTGGGTATCGGTATAATTCTATGGACTATTTACGGATTTATGATTCAGGATTTGCCTGTAATTTTAGCCAACTGCGTATCGTTTATTTTTACTGCAATAATAATATTTTTTAAGGTCAGGTATAAATAA belongs to Deltaproteobacteria bacterium and includes:
- a CDS encoding SemiSWEET transporter, with translation MKITTLIGLLAATLTTLSFVPQVVKTWKMKETRDISLSMFLILGIGIILWTIYGFMIQDLPVILANCVSFIFTAIIIFFKVRYK